In Parabacteroides timonensis, the genomic stretch GTATACTGAATCATACAGATACAGTTATTAATGGAGTTTCCTTTTCCTCCGGATTGCAGACCATTTGTCTGCATCCTAAAGAAGAGGATGTGTTGAATCTGTCCGTATATAGTCAGGGTAAGCACTTCCTATTCCCTTTGCCGGCTCGGGCAGAAGAGGGACATACACTACAGGCGGTAATAAATCGAAATAAGATTTATTATAAAGTACTTTCCGGAAAAGAAAAGATCAGAAAGGAACGTCTTTTTGTTTATAATGCCGGGATGGGACTGGAAGAGATTAGCATAAATGAAAAACGATGTACCGGACTAATATCTGTGGCTGAAGAGGAAGACGGATTGTTTGTTCTTGTCCTGACAAATCAAAAAGGTGATATAATCTCACAAACAACTCTTTGGAAAAAGGAAATGCAACCTGTGCTTTCTCTGGAGAAGAAAGAATATACCTCTAATGAGCCACTTTGCTTGCAGACAGACCTGCAAGATAATATTCATATATATTGCCGTATTGTAAAAAGAAATCAACTGGCTTCTTCGGCTATCACACAGTCAGAGTTGGGAAGCGAGCTTACCTCTCCCATTCCTTTTCCACCTTCCTATTTGACGACTTCTTCCAAAGAGACATTTAAAGAAGTCGAGGCCTGGATGCGAACCGCTCGTTTGGCCCGTTTTCATTTGGCGGATGTGATTCGGGAAGATTTCAGATATAAATACCAGCCAGAAAACATCCAGTTGTTTACCGGCAAAGTAACATACGAAAATGGTAAGCCTTTGAAAGGAGGAACGATTGTTGCTTATAATACGAAAACCGGCAAGGTGAATGAAGGAATGATTTCGGAGCAAGGGTATTATACAATTCCTATCTCTGATTTTTCAGACGACAGTCACTTCTTTTTGCAGGCGCATCCGCCAAAAGGTAATGCAGACTTTTATAAGTATATACCGGATGATGATGTATTTCCCTTGATCAGTAATCCTTATCGTCAGCATCGGAAATATGCAGAAACGACTATCGATTATCAGGATAGTACCAGTTTCTTTTATCAGGTAGACGAGACAGGAAATCGGGATTATATCATGCCCGAAATCACTGTAAAAGCCCGTAGTAAGCAAGAAAAGCATATTTCGACGGAAAAGTTCTATAAAATGAATCATATAGATGAAGAGACTATTGATGAACGAAACTATTCCCGACTCGAAGATTTAATAGAGGATATGCCAGGAATCAATATTGTCTATTCTTCGGATAATGGCAGTGGACAAAGATCTGTACCGATATTAAAGAGTTTAAGAGGAGTATCGACAACTCATAGCGGAGAAACACAAGGTATTCCGATTTTAGTAAACGGAATGAGAATGGAATTGCAGGAAGTTATCGATATGTTCTCTCCTCAGCAAATCAAGTCGGTAGAGTTTCTCAAGCCCTGGCAGACTAATGCGGTGACATTCGGTGCTATTGATGGAGCTTTATACATTACAACCAGAGGGGTGAAAAAAGAAAATGTAGTTAGTAAAGGATTCTTTTATTATCCAATGGGGCTAACGATAGGTGAAGAGTATTCAAGAAGTCAAATTCATGCTCCTTCATATCCGGGTAAATACGAATTGTTGGTTGATGTAATCACAAAAGAAAATGCAATCTATTCCTATCGGCTACCGTTTACAGTGAAGAGGCAGATCATAAAAGGCAACTGATCCAACGCGGAATAGTTGCCTTTCTTTTACCAATAGATCAATCCCAGTACCCCGCACCCGATCAGTGCCAACCCCAGCAAAGCATAAAAGATGCGTGCACCTTTTCTTCCGAATTTGTTTACAAAAGTAGCAGCTCCACTGGTTTCGAAATACCAGTCGAAATTGAAGATGGCGGCAATCAGAGAAAAGGCTCCAAGAGCAATGAAAATAGCCAATAGGAAGTAATCGGTCGGTTCCATCTCTATTTACTTTATTTCTACGGTTCGCGATCCGTCCGGATTTTCACTGATCGTTACATTCACCACATCGCCGGGAAGTAAATCTTCGATCTTTTCCGGCCATTCGATAAAGCAAAGAGCCCCGCTGTAGAAATAATCTTCTGTACCTATGTCTTCAGCTTCGCTCAGTTTGTTGATACGATAGAAATCGAAATGATAAATCAGTTCACCAGTCGTGTCGCTACGGTATTCGTTGATAATAGCGAATGTCGGGCTATTAATAACGTCTTCCACACCTAATTCTTCGCAAATCGCTTTGATAAAAGTCGTTTTTCCTGCTCCCATACTGCCATAAAAAGCAAAAACGGTACGGTCGTCCATTCCGGCAATGAACTCTTTGGCTGCCTGGCAAATGGTATCTAAATTCTCAATCTTGATAATACTCATGATGTCTGTTGATTATTGATCATTTGTAATCTGCCTGCAAAGATAAATCAAATTGTCAACTGTCAACTGTCAACTGTCAACTATTTTGGTATCATGGTAATGAACGGTACCATCATTTCCTCCATGGAGATTCCCCCGTGCTGGAATGTATTCTTATAATAAGATACATAATAATTATAATTGTTCGGGTAAGCGAAGAAATCGTCGTTCATAGCGAAGATATACTTACTGCTCAGATTAGGAGAAGGAAGCCCCACCTTTTCCGGATCGCGCACCTCGAATACTTCTTTCGGGTTGTAATTGAGGTTTTTACCGACTTTATAGCGGAGATTGGTGTTTGTATTCCTGTCGCCCACCACCTTTATCGGATTATCTACGCGGATCGTCCCGTGGTCGGTAGTAACGATCACTTTATATCCTTTATCGGATATGCGCCTGAACAACTCCAGGGTTGTAGAATGCTGGAACCACGAACGGGTCAGGCTACGGTAAGCCGCCTCGCTTTGTGCCAGTTCGCGGATCATCTTCATTTCCGTACGGGCATGCGACAACATATCCACAAAGTTCAGTACTACGACATTCAGCTGGTTATGAGTCAATGACGAGATCATATTCAATAGCTTTTCGCCATACTGCGAATCGTGCACTTTATTATAAGAGAATGTATATTTCTTACGGAAGCGATCTATCTGTGTCTGGATCAACGGAGCTTCATTGAGATTTTTCCCTTCCTCGCTCTCCTCGTCAACCCACAAATCCGGGAACATCTTTTCTATCTGCGAAGGCATCAGGCCGGAGAAGATGGAGTTACGGGCATATTGCGTGGCAGTCGGAAGGATACTATAATACAGCCCTTCATCGAAGGTGAAATATTCAGCAAGCAAATCCTTTACTACACGCCACTGATCCAACCGGAAGTTATCGATCAGGATAAAGAAAACCTTCTCGTCGTTATCCAATAACGGGAATACTTTCTTCTTAAAAAGATCCGGACTCATCAAAGGGCGTTCCGCCGGGTTCTGTATCCAGTTCACATAATTCTTCTTTACAAACTTACCGAAAGCATTGTTGGCCTCTTCCTTTTGCATGCGGAGCATATCAGACATCTGGACTTGGCTACTTTCGAGCTCCAACTCCCAGTATACCAACTTCTTGTAGAGTTCCATCCAGTCGTCGGTAGTCAACGAGTCGTTGATCTGCATACCGATACGTCCGAACTCCTGCTGATAGCCGACAGTGGTCGTTTCCGATATGATTACATTCTTATGTACATTCTTCTTAATGGAAAGGAGAAGTTGGTTGGGATTGACCGGCTTGATCAGGTAATCGGCAATCTTGTTTCCGATCGCCTGGTTCATAATGCTTTCCTCTTCGCTTTTGGTAACCATCACGACCGGGACATTCGGGTTGATCTCCTTAATGTGGGCAAGTGTTTCCAGACCAGTCAGACCGGGCATGTTCTCATCGAGGAAAATAATATCGAACGATTGTTCCTTGCAACAGTCGATAGCATCCTGCCCGCTGATTACCGGAACCACTTCATATCCTTTATCCTGTAAAAACAAAATGTGAGGTTTCAACAAATCGATCTCATCATCTGCCCAAAGTACTCTGTCTTTCTTTACTGCCATATCTCTTGCCTTATTAATTCTTACAAATTTAACTGGAATAGTTTACATAATAACGATCTGTTTGGCAGTTTTGTATATTATTCGATGTTTTTTTACGGTCTTTTATACCCTGTGTATTAAAATTGTGAACAGTACTTTGGTTATGTAAATACAAATAAAAAAGGGCCCCGCCAAGGCCCTCTTTGCATTACCAATTCTTTTTCATCGTATAGTCTGTAATCCCTAAAGCCTCGTAGGCCTGAAGCAATGCCTCGTCGTTGTCGGAAATCATCAGCAATTTATCGCCCTCCATCAGAACCGTATTTCCTTTGGGGATAAAATAACGCCCGTCGCGCATCACCATTACTGCCAGCGTATGGTCGGGCAGGGTAAGCTCCATCAGCTTGTTGCCATGCGTCAACACTTCCGGTGTTATATCGATCTCGCTCATGGCACTCTTTATACCTTCCGGCAGTTCAATGCCGAACACATCCTTGCGCTCCGGTTCATCGATCAATCCCAGCCACTTGGCGGCCTGTGTTACAGTCGTTCCCTGGATAAGGAGAGAAAGAATGGTGATGAAGAAGACAACATTAAAGATCAGTCCGGCATGTTCTATTCCGGCAATCATCGGATAAGTGGCGAAGATGATCGGCACGGCTCCGCGAAGCCCTACCCACGAAATATACAGTTTCCCTTTTGTCGTAAAGTTTTTATAAGGGATCAGGCAAAGGAATACGCTGATCGGACGAGCGAAAAGGATCATAAAGATACCGACTGTCAACCCGATCGGGGCAACCGGCAACAATTCGTGAGGGTTAACGAGCAATCCCAACGTAAGGAACATCACGATCTGCCATAACCAGGCAAAACCGTCAAAGAACGTACCGATACTCTTTTTATGAACGATCTTGGCATTCCCAACCACCAGACCGGCAATATAAACAGCCAGGTAACCATTACCCTTGCACAGCGTAGTCGCTGCGAAGGTAAAAAATGCAGTGGCCAGCAATAAGATCGGATACAACGATTCGTTGTCGATATCGATCTTGTTGATGATAAGTACGGCTAATTTCCCCAACAGGAAACCGGCTATTGCACCAACCGACAACTGGATAACCAGCGACAGGATCGCATCGCCCAGGTTCATCCCAGCCGTCTGTATATAGGCGATCAACAGCAAAGTAAGCATATATGCCATCGGGTCGTTACTACCACTTTCCAACTCCAGCGTGGGACGCAAGCGTTGTTTCAGATAAACTCCTTTACTCCGGAGAATGGAGAATACGGATGCCGAGTCGGTAGACGACATAACAGCCGCCATCAATAACGATTCGGGAAAGGTGAGCGTTTCATAACCCACAACAAGCTTCGATATATAATAAATGAAACCTCCTGTGATAAACGTGGTAGCTAGCACCCCGACCGTGGCCAGGATGACCCCTTGCGACGCAATCGGTTTTACTTCGGATATCTTCGTATCCATACCACCCGAAAACAGGATGATACTCAACGCCAGCATACCGATAAACTGTGCTATGTTGGGGTTACTGAACTGTATCCCCAGTCCATCACTACCGAATAACATACCGACTCCCAGAAAGAGCAACAAAGCGGGGAGTCCGAAACGATAACCTGCCTTACCGGCAAAAATACTAAAAAACAGAATGACGGAAGCAATCAACAAGATTCCCTCCGCATTATGCAGAATCTCTAAATCATGGAACATAAGCGGAAACGGTTTACTCAATTATCCTTCAAAATAACAAAAAAAATCTGAAACTACAATGGAATGAATGCCGAAATATCTGGCTCATATACTGACTAATGAATATATTACGTATATTTGTCGGGATAAAATTAACACTATGCATAAAACACAATTATTCGCACTATTGTTCATGCTCCTGATAGGGACAGCATGCAACAAGCAACAGCACTTCATCTCTGACAATGCATTCAGGGCGGAAGTAGAAAAAGATTTCCAAGCCAAACAGGCAGCTTTGCCTGACGGAGATCTGTTCGCAGTTTTCAATCAGGAAATGACACCGCAGGAGAGAGAAGCACTTACCTTCCTGTATGCCTACATGCCGATCGGCGACATCACCGACTATGACGGAAAACTCTATCTGGATAACATCCGCAGCTCTTTCCAGGCCAAACAGGAAATGCCCTGGGGCGACAGCATCCCGGAAGACATCTTCCGCCATTTTGTGCTGCCGATCCGCGTTAACAACGAGAACCTGGACGAAAGCCGCATGGTCTTTTTCGACGAACTGAAAGACCGTGTAAAAGGAATGTCGCTGTACGACGCCGTGTTGGAAGTAAACCACTGGTGCCACGAAAAAGTAATTTATACCCCTTCCGACGCCCGTACCAGCTCGCCGCTGGCTTCTGTAAAGACAGCTTACGGACGTTGTGGTGAAGAGTCGACCTTTACGGTTGCCGCACTTCGCTCGGTCGGTATCCCTGCCCGCCAGGTATACACTCCGCGCTGGGCGCACACCGACGATAACCATGCCTGGGTAGAAGCCTGGGTGAACGGCAAATGGTATTTCCTGGGTGCCTGCGAACCGGAACCGATCCTGAACCTGGGATGGTTTAACGGCCCGGCATACCGCGGTATGCTGATGCACACCAAAGTATTTGGAAAATACAACGGCCCAGAAGAAGTAATGCTGGAAACAGACGGTTACACGGAAATCAACGTGATCGATAACTATGCCCCGACAGGCAAAGCCATCGTAACGATTGTGGATGCGGACGACAAACCCGTTCCCGGCGCCGATGTAGAATTCAAAATCTATAACTATGCCGAGTTCTACACCGTTGCCAACAAGAAAACCGACGCCGAAGGAAAGACCTTCC encodes the following:
- a CDS encoding carboxypeptidase-like regulatory domain-containing protein, yielding MRLLIYTMLLLSLYHLNAQMIELPAERIYLSLDRSFYNIGDTMSVSVQLFGTSKKQQALSEYIYVELFNNHDSVLLRKKVRCMPGAAVSFQIQLDHFWLEPVFYLRAYTRLIQNFRPETYPVVEIPIKHPQFAASEQLPGVRCSFFPEGGQWVNGEVQNMTIYLTDDHGSPLTASFCILNHTDTVINGVSFSSGLQTICLHPKEEDVLNLSVYSQGKHFLFPLPARAEEGHTLQAVINRNKIYYKVLSGKEKIRKERLFVYNAGMGLEEISINEKRCTGLISVAEEEDGLFVLVLTNQKGDIISQTTLWKKEMQPVLSLEKKEYTSNEPLCLQTDLQDNIHIYCRIVKRNQLASSAITQSELGSELTSPIPFPPSYLTTSSKETFKEVEAWMRTARLARFHLADVIREDFRYKYQPENIQLFTGKVTYENGKPLKGGTIVAYNTKTGKVNEGMISEQGYYTIPISDFSDDSHFFLQAHPPKGNADFYKYIPDDDVFPLISNPYRQHRKYAETTIDYQDSTSFFYQVDETGNRDYIMPEITVKARSKQEKHISTEKFYKMNHIDEETIDERNYSRLEDLIEDMPGINIVYSSDNGSGQRSVPILKSLRGVSTTHSGETQGIPILVNGMRMELQEVIDMFSPQQIKSVEFLKPWQTNAVTFGAIDGALYITTRGVKKENVVSKGFFYYPMGLTIGEEYSRSQIHAPSYPGKYELLVDVITKENAIYSYRLPFTVKRQIIKGN
- a CDS encoding immunity 17 family protein produces the protein MEPTDYFLLAIFIALGAFSLIAAIFNFDWYFETSGAATFVNKFGRKGARIFYALLGLALIGCGVLGLIYW
- the porX gene encoding T9SS response regulator signal transducer PorX is translated as MAVKKDRVLWADDEIDLLKPHILFLQDKGYEVVPVISGQDAIDCCKEQSFDIIFLDENMPGLTGLETLAHIKEINPNVPVVMVTKSEEESIMNQAIGNKIADYLIKPVNPNQLLLSIKKNVHKNVIISETTTVGYQQEFGRIGMQINDSLTTDDWMELYKKLVYWELELESSQVQMSDMLRMQKEEANNAFGKFVKKNYVNWIQNPAERPLMSPDLFKKKVFPLLDNDEKVFFILIDNFRLDQWRVVKDLLAEYFTFDEGLYYSILPTATQYARNSIFSGLMPSQIEKMFPDLWVDEESEEGKNLNEAPLIQTQIDRFRKKYTFSYNKVHDSQYGEKLLNMISSLTHNQLNVVVLNFVDMLSHARTEMKMIRELAQSEAAYRSLTRSWFQHSTTLELFRRISDKGYKVIVTTDHGTIRVDNPIKVVGDRNTNTNLRYKVGKNLNYNPKEVFEVRDPEKVGLPSPNLSSKYIFAMNDDFFAYPNNYNYYVSYYKNTFQHGGISMEEMMVPFITMIPK
- the tsaE gene encoding tRNA (adenosine(37)-N6)-threonylcarbamoyltransferase complex ATPase subunit type 1 TsaE — encoded protein: MSIIKIENLDTICQAAKEFIAGMDDRTVFAFYGSMGAGKTTFIKAICEELGVEDVINSPTFAIINEYRSDTTGELIYHFDFYRINKLSEAEDIGTEDYFYSGALCFIEWPEKIEDLLPGDVVNVTISENPDGSRTVEIK
- a CDS encoding potassium/proton antiporter, whose amino-acid sequence is MFHDLEILHNAEGILLIASVILFFSIFAGKAGYRFGLPALLLFLGVGMLFGSDGLGIQFSNPNIAQFIGMLALSIILFSGGMDTKISEVKPIASQGVILATVGVLATTFITGGFIYYISKLVVGYETLTFPESLLMAAVMSSTDSASVFSILRSKGVYLKQRLRPTLELESGSNDPMAYMLTLLLIAYIQTAGMNLGDAILSLVIQLSVGAIAGFLLGKLAVLIINKIDIDNESLYPILLLATAFFTFAATTLCKGNGYLAVYIAGLVVGNAKIVHKKSIGTFFDGFAWLWQIVMFLTLGLLVNPHELLPVAPIGLTVGIFMILFARPISVFLCLIPYKNFTTKGKLYISWVGLRGAVPIIFATYPMIAGIEHAGLIFNVVFFITILSLLIQGTTVTQAAKWLGLIDEPERKDVFGIELPEGIKSAMSEIDITPEVLTHGNKLMELTLPDHTLAVMVMRDGRYFIPKGNTVLMEGDKLLMISDNDEALLQAYEALGITDYTMKKNW